One Lycium barbarum isolate Lr01 chromosome 5, ASM1917538v2, whole genome shotgun sequence genomic window carries:
- the LOC132641829 gene encoding leucoanthocyanidin reductase-like, translating to MTSPRLVSNGPAGKCGRILIVGATGFIGQFIAQASLDANRRTYILVRSFPDNFHPKIKIIKGFEDKGAIILHGAINNQKFMEDTLRKHEIDIVISAVGGESILDQLVLVQAMKAVGTIKRFLPSEFGHEVDRSDPVEPGLNMYKEKRTVRRLIEKMSIPYTYICCNSVASWPYYDNKHPSEVLPPLDHFQIYGDGTVKAYFVAGADIGKFTIKAAEDYRTVDKCVHFRPLCNFLNMNEIATLWETKIGRTLPRVTITEDVLLAVAAEKIIPKSVVAALTHEIFIRGCQIEFSIDGIKDLEVCDLYPNESFCTMDECFNDFLLKMDDMLKMSIN from the exons atgactTCACCTAGATTAGTTTCTAATGGACCAGCCGGAAAATGTGGCCGGATTCTCATCGTCGGAGCGACGGGATTCATCGGGCAATTTATAGCACAAGCAAGTCTTGATGCTAATCGAAGAACTTATATTCTTGTTCGATCATTCCCAGATAATTTTCATCCTAAGATAAAAATTATCAAAGGATTTGAAGATAAAGGGGCCATAATATTGCAC gGTGCTATAAATAACCAAAAATTCATGGAGGACACACTAAGGAAGCATGAGATTGATATAGTAATATCAGCTGTGGGTGGTGAAAGTATACTTGATCAACTTGTCCTTGTACAAGCCATGAAAGCTGTTGGAACTATTAAG AGATTTTTGCCATCAGAGTTTGGACATGAAGTAGACAGGTCAGATCCAGTGGAGCCAGGGCTAAATATGTATAAAGAGAAGAGGACAGTGAGAAGGTTGATAGAGAAAATGAGTATTCCTTATACTTATATTTGCTGCAATTCAGTGGCTTCTTGGCCTTATTATGATAATAAACATCCTTCTGAAGTTCTTCCTCCTCTTGATCATTTCCAAATTTATGGTGATGGCACCGTCAAAG CTTATTTTGTGGCTGGTGCTGATATTGGGAAATTCACAATCAAAGCAGCCGAAGACTATAGGACAGTGGATAAATGTGTACATTTTCGACCACTATGCAACTTCCTTAACATGAACGAAATTGCTACTCTTTGGGAAACTAAAATTGGTCGAACACTACCAAGAGTCACCATCACTGAGGATGTCCTATTAGCTGTAGCTGCAG AGAAAATCATCCCCAAAAGTGTGGTTGCAGCTTTGACACATGAAATTTTCATAAGGGGCTGTCAAATTGAATTTTCAATTGATGGTATTAAGGACCTTGAAGTCTGTGATTTGTACCCCAATGAGTCCTTTTGCACCATGGATGAGTGCTTTAATGATTTCCTTTTAAAGATGGATGACATGCTCAAAATGTCTATTAACTAG
- the LOC132641830 gene encoding uncharacterized protein LOC132641830 isoform X1: MMSGRRVLKSVQAVLAHGLLFCFTLLLVLKLDRPLHYSWWVVFVPLWLFHVVVARGRFSLPAPSVPHDRHWSPFHAIVATPLLVAFELLLCIHLDGTYAVNLKIVFFPLLALEIAILVDNVRMCRALMPGDEDSMSDEAIWETLPHFWVAIAMVFFIAATTFTLLKICGDVAALGWWDLFINYGVAECFAFIICTKWYNPAIHGHSNRHSSSLRAPSSSTTSMQYLNWNSGFLASLDEDDRQRGICSLQDIGGHVMKIPLVCFQLLLFMRLAGTPPSARLIPIPVLFIPLFLLQGAGILFSIYRLVETINLPVDGEAGVRNYFRMSAVIRDFFSFMRHGSRLLGWWSIDEGSREEQARLYYAGTSGYNTFAPDTVKQMPKAKLAEEIWRLQAALCEQSEITQTKQDEFERLQNEKILCRICFEEQINILLLPCRHHILCSTCCDKCKRCPICRVFIEERLPVNDV; encoded by the exons GGTTGTTTTCGTTCCACTTTGGTTGTTTCATGTGGTTGTAGCAAGGGGTAGATTCTCATTACCTGCTCCATCAGTGCCTCATGATCGACAT TGGTCCCCATTTCATGCTATCGTGGCCACACCGCTGCTTGTTGCTTTTGAACTGCTTCTTTGTATTCATCTCGACGGCACCTATG CTGTAAATTTGAAGATTGTGTTCTTTCCCCTGCTAgcacttgaaattgctatcttGGTTGATAATGTTAG AATGTGCAGGGCTCTGATGCCCGGAGATGAAGACAGCATGAGTGATGAGGCTATATGGGAGACCCTTCCT CACTTCTGGGTTGCAATCGCTATGGTCTTCTTCATAGCAGCAACAACATTTACTCTTTTGAAGATCTGTG GAGATGTTGCTGCTCTTGGGTGGTGGGATTTATTCATTAACTACGG TGTCGCAGAATGCTTTGCCTTTATTATCTGCACAAAATGGTACAACCCTGCAATCCACGGACACTCAAATAGACACTCAAGTAGTCTACGCGCACCGAGCTCTTCTACAACAAGCATGCAATATCTTAACTGGAACAGTGGATTTCTGGCATCTTTGGATGAAGATGATCGACAGAGGGGAATATGCAGTTTGCAGGACATTGGTGGTCATGTGATGAAAATTCCTCTTGTTTGTTTCCAGCTATTGCTTTTTATGCGCTTAGCG GGGACGCCACCAAGTGCTAGGCTCATCCCGATTCCCGTTCTGTTCATTCCTCTTTTCCTACTTCAAGGAGCTGGTATTTTGTTCTCTATTTATAGACTTGTGGAGACGATTAATCTTCCGGTAGATGGTGAAGCTGGTGTAAGAAACTATTTTAGGATGTCTGCTGTTATTCGTGATTTTTTCAGTTTCATGCGTCACGGGTCAAG GTTGTTAGGTTGGTGGTCAATTGATGAAGGAAGCCGAGAGGAACAAGCTCGTCTATATTATGCTGGGACATCTGG GTACAATACTTTCGCACCTGATACCGTAAAGCAAATGCCTAAAGCGAAGCTTGCTGAAGAG ATATGGAGACTACAAGCAGCACTTTGTGAGCAATCAGAGATCACACAGACAAAACAGGATGAGTTCGAAAGACTTCAAAAT GAAAAAATCTTATGTCGAATTTGCTTCGAGGAACAGATCAACATTCTTCTCCTTCCTTGTCGGCATCACATCCTCTGCAG CACGTGTTGTGACAAGTGCAAGAGGTGCCCCATCTGCCGTGTGTTCATAGAAGAGCGTTTGCCTGTAAATGATGTGTAG
- the LOC132641830 gene encoding uncharacterized protein LOC132641830 isoform X2 — translation MMSGRRVLKSVQAVLAHGLLFCFTLLLVLKLDRPLHYSWWVVFVPLWLFHVVVARGRFSLPAPSVPHDRHWSPFHAIVATPLLVAFELLLCIHLDGTYAVNLKIVFFPLLALEIAILVDNVRMCRALMPGDEDSMSDEAIWETLPHFWVAIAMVFFIAATTFTLLKICGDVAALGWWDLFINYGVAECFAFIICTKWYNPAIHGHSNRHSSSLRAPSSSTTSMQYLNWNSGFLASLDEDDRQRGICSLQDIGGHVMKIPLVCFQLLLFMRLAGTPPSARLIPIPVLFIPLFLLQGAGILFSIYRLVETINLPVDGEAGVRNYFRMSAVIRDFFSFMRHGSRLLGWWSIDEGSREEQARLYYAGTSGYNTFAPDTVKQMPKAKLAEEIWRLQAALCEQSEITQTKQDEFERLQNLETRNGLCYLSICGYCYYSTANSRIGAGIY, via the exons GGTTGTTTTCGTTCCACTTTGGTTGTTTCATGTGGTTGTAGCAAGGGGTAGATTCTCATTACCTGCTCCATCAGTGCCTCATGATCGACAT TGGTCCCCATTTCATGCTATCGTGGCCACACCGCTGCTTGTTGCTTTTGAACTGCTTCTTTGTATTCATCTCGACGGCACCTATG CTGTAAATTTGAAGATTGTGTTCTTTCCCCTGCTAgcacttgaaattgctatcttGGTTGATAATGTTAG AATGTGCAGGGCTCTGATGCCCGGAGATGAAGACAGCATGAGTGATGAGGCTATATGGGAGACCCTTCCT CACTTCTGGGTTGCAATCGCTATGGTCTTCTTCATAGCAGCAACAACATTTACTCTTTTGAAGATCTGTG GAGATGTTGCTGCTCTTGGGTGGTGGGATTTATTCATTAACTACGG TGTCGCAGAATGCTTTGCCTTTATTATCTGCACAAAATGGTACAACCCTGCAATCCACGGACACTCAAATAGACACTCAAGTAGTCTACGCGCACCGAGCTCTTCTACAACAAGCATGCAATATCTTAACTGGAACAGTGGATTTCTGGCATCTTTGGATGAAGATGATCGACAGAGGGGAATATGCAGTTTGCAGGACATTGGTGGTCATGTGATGAAAATTCCTCTTGTTTGTTTCCAGCTATTGCTTTTTATGCGCTTAGCG GGGACGCCACCAAGTGCTAGGCTCATCCCGATTCCCGTTCTGTTCATTCCTCTTTTCCTACTTCAAGGAGCTGGTATTTTGTTCTCTATTTATAGACTTGTGGAGACGATTAATCTTCCGGTAGATGGTGAAGCTGGTGTAAGAAACTATTTTAGGATGTCTGCTGTTATTCGTGATTTTTTCAGTTTCATGCGTCACGGGTCAAG GTTGTTAGGTTGGTGGTCAATTGATGAAGGAAGCCGAGAGGAACAAGCTCGTCTATATTATGCTGGGACATCTGG GTACAATACTTTCGCACCTGATACCGTAAAGCAAATGCCTAAAGCGAAGCTTGCTGAAGAG ATATGGAGACTACAAGCAGCACTTTGTGAGCAATCAGAGATCACACAGACAAAACAGGATGAGTTCGAAAGACTTCAAAAT TTAGAAACCAGGAATGGCTTGTGTTACCTCAGTATTTGTGGATATTGTTACTATTCAACTGCTAATTCTCGAATCGGTGCTGGCATCTACTGA